In the genome of Desulfuromonas sp. DDH964, one region contains:
- the gmk gene encoding guanylate kinase gives MSSEQGTGSPRRNGNVFVISAPSGAGKTSLCKELIDFFPTLRHSVSYTTRPPRNGEGEGVDYHFVTRERFRAMVAEGAFAEWAEVHGNCYGTALATLAAARQNGQDILLDIDCQGAEQLRRTLDSGVFVFILPPDFDELRRRLVHRNTDSNQVIEQRIVNARGEIAHAPRYDYLVVNDDFTKALDQLKAIIIAAGQRTSLVLPTLKGRFDFSPG, from the coding sequence ATGTCGAGTGAGCAGGGGACCGGGAGTCCCCGGCGCAACGGCAATGTCTTTGTCATCTCCGCCCCATCGGGTGCGGGAAAAACCTCGTTGTGCAAGGAACTTATTGACTTTTTTCCGACCCTGCGGCATTCTGTCAGCTACACGACGCGCCCTCCCCGCAACGGCGAAGGAGAGGGTGTCGACTACCATTTCGTGACCAGGGAGCGTTTTCGCGCGATGGTCGCCGAAGGCGCCTTTGCCGAATGGGCCGAGGTGCATGGCAACTGTTACGGCACCGCCCTGGCGACCCTGGCAGCCGCCCGACAAAACGGACAGGATATCCTCCTCGATATCGACTGCCAGGGCGCCGAGCAGTTACGTCGCACCCTCGATTCCGGGGTCTTTGTCTTCATCCTCCCCCCCGATTTCGACGAGTTGCGGCGACGCCTCGTCCATCGTAATACCGATAGCAACCAGGTTATCGAGCAACGCATTGTCAACGCCCGCGGGGAGATCGCCCACGCCCCCCGCTACGATTACCTTGTCGTTAACGATGACTTCACCAAGGCGCTCGACCAGCTGAAGGCGATCATTATTGCCGCAGGGCAGCGGACGTCGCTGGTCCTGCCGACGCTGAAGGGTCGCTTCGATTTTTCTCCCGGCTGA
- a CDS encoding YicC/YloC family endoribonuclease: MIKSMTGYGKGQTAVDGLTVTVEVRSVNHRYGDVSVKAPRGLLASELEIKKRVAERLKRGKIDVFITQETAAGNSALPTLNLPLAEAYMQLFEKLARDFPLTGGVPLELLAGQRDVVLLQEGGVAEDALAGAVELALTAALDMLEKMRLAEGAATLADFEQRLATVEELLGQIESRAPQVPLEWQQRLKERLARYAQEIEIDPQRLAQELAVYADRCDISEELTRFRSHLQQFRTLFVAAEPVGRQLDFLVQELNREANTMGSKSNDAELTRSVVTLKSELEKIREQVQNVE; the protein is encoded by the coding sequence ATGATCAAGAGCATGACCGGCTATGGCAAGGGGCAGACCGCCGTCGATGGCTTGACCGTCACCGTCGAGGTGCGCTCGGTCAATCATCGTTACGGCGATGTCAGCGTCAAGGCCCCGCGTGGGCTCCTCGCCAGCGAGCTGGAGATCAAGAAGCGGGTTGCCGAGCGGCTCAAGCGCGGCAAGATCGACGTCTTTATCACCCAGGAGACCGCCGCCGGGAACAGCGCCCTGCCGACGCTCAACCTGCCGCTGGCCGAAGCCTACATGCAGCTCTTCGAAAAGCTTGCCCGGGACTTCCCGCTGACCGGCGGCGTCCCCCTCGAACTCCTCGCCGGGCAACGGGACGTCGTCCTGCTGCAGGAGGGGGGTGTCGCCGAGGATGCCCTCGCCGGCGCGGTGGAACTGGCGCTGACGGCGGCACTCGACATGCTGGAGAAGATGCGTCTTGCCGAAGGGGCGGCGACCCTGGCCGATTTCGAACAGCGCCTGGCGACGGTCGAAGAGCTTCTCGGTCAGATCGAGTCGCGGGCCCCCCAGGTCCCGCTGGAGTGGCAGCAACGGCTTAAGGAACGACTCGCCCGCTACGCCCAGGAAATAGAAATCGACCCGCAGCGCCTCGCCCAGGAACTCGCCGTCTATGCCGACCGTTGCGACATCAGCGAGGAGCTGACCCGTTTTCGCAGTCACCTGCAACAGTTCCGGACTCTCTTCGTCGCGGCAGAGCCGGTCGGCCGCCAACTCGATTTTCTGGTCCAGGAGCTGAACCGCGAAGCCAACACCATGGGCTCCAAGTCCAATGATGCGGAGCTGACCCGATCGGTGGTGACCCTGAAGTCGGAACTGGAGAAGATTCGCGAACAGGTGCAGAATGTCGAGTGA
- the rfbC gene encoding dTDP-4-dehydrorhamnose 3,5-epimerase, producing the protein MQVTPTAIPDILLIEPRVFGDDRGFFFESFNQKQWTAQTGLDIPFVQDNHSRSAQGVLRGLHYQIEQPQGKLVRCVAGEVWDVAVDLRRSSASFGRWVGVHLSAENKHQLWIPPGFAHGFLVLSESAEFLYKTTDYYAPQHECCIRWDDPDLGITWPMAAPLLSAKDRAAQGFRMAPTFP; encoded by the coding sequence ATGCAGGTGACGCCAACCGCGATACCAGATATCCTGCTGATCGAACCACGGGTCTTTGGCGACGATCGGGGATTTTTTTTCGAAAGCTTCAATCAGAAGCAATGGACGGCGCAAACCGGCCTCGACATTCCCTTCGTGCAGGACAACCATTCCCGCTCGGCGCAGGGGGTACTGCGCGGGCTGCACTACCAGATCGAACAGCCCCAGGGGAAGCTGGTGCGCTGCGTGGCCGGAGAAGTCTGGGATGTGGCTGTCGATTTGCGGCGCAGTTCGGCCTCTTTCGGTCGCTGGGTCGGGGTTCATCTCTCTGCGGAGAACAAGCACCAGCTCTGGATTCCGCCCGGCTTCGCCCACGGCTTCCTGGTGCTGTCGGAAAGCGCCGAATTTCTGTACAAGACCACCGACTACTATGCGCCGCAGCATGAGTGCTGTATCCGCTGGGACGACCCCGACCTCGGGATCACCTGGCCGATGGCGGCACCGCTGTTGTCGGCCAAGGATCGTGCCGCACAAGGATTTCGGATGGCCCCAACCTTCCCCTGA
- the rfbA gene encoding glucose-1-phosphate thymidylyltransferase RfbA: MAGIKKGIVLAGGAGSRLYPLTLVASKQLQPVYDKPMIYYPLSTLMMAGINDILIISTPHDTPRFDALLGDGSRFGIRLSYAVQPEPKGIAQAFLVGEEFIAGDPVCLILGDNIFYGKMALDRIAGAFSGGAMVFGYPVHDPERYGVVEFDKSGTVLSIEEKPVAPKSHYAVPGLYLYDGEVVEVTRAMKPSARGELEITDVNLAYLRSGRLRVEKLGRGIAWLDTGTHESLLEASHFIGTLEARQGLKIACLEEIAYRKGFVDRAGFEAIIAATPRSGYRSYLEMILRDEF, from the coding sequence ATGGCAGGAATCAAAAAGGGGATCGTTCTCGCCGGCGGCGCCGGCAGCCGCCTCTACCCCTTGACCTTGGTGGCGAGCAAACAGTTGCAGCCCGTCTACGACAAGCCGATGATCTATTACCCCCTCTCGACCCTGATGATGGCGGGGATCAACGACATCCTGATCATCTCCACCCCCCACGACACCCCCCGCTTCGACGCGCTGCTCGGTGACGGCAGCCGCTTCGGTATCCGGCTCTCCTACGCGGTGCAGCCGGAACCGAAAGGGATCGCCCAGGCCTTTCTGGTCGGTGAGGAATTCATCGCCGGCGACCCGGTCTGCCTGATTCTGGGCGACAATATCTTCTACGGCAAGATGGCCCTTGATCGTATCGCCGGAGCGTTCTCCGGCGGCGCCATGGTCTTCGGCTACCCGGTCCACGATCCCGAGCGCTACGGGGTGGTGGAGTTCGACAAGTCCGGCACCGTTCTCTCTATCGAGGAGAAGCCGGTCGCGCCCAAATCCCACTACGCGGTGCCGGGCCTCTACCTCTACGACGGAGAGGTGGTTGAGGTGACGCGCGCGATGAAGCCCTCAGCCAGGGGGGAGCTGGAGATCACCGATGTCAACCTCGCCTACCTGCGCAGCGGCCGCCTGCGGGTCGAGAAGCTGGGGCGCGGCATCGCCTGGCTCGACACCGGTACCCATGAGAGCCTCCTCGAGGCGAGCCACTTCATCGGGACCCTCGAAGCCCGCCAGGGGCTGAAGATCGCCTGTCTGGAAGAGATTGCCTACCGCAAGGGATTTGTCGATCGCGCCGGTTTTGAGGCGATTATCGCGGCCACACCAAGATCGGGGTATCGCAGCTATCTGGAGATGATTTTGAGGGACGAATTCTGA
- the rfbD gene encoding dTDP-4-dehydrorhamnose reductase, with protein sequence MSSQPVRAALIGASGMLGQMVREVAPDHYHWSDFDLPAFDLSLRGQVLSEIGRGGFDLIVNCAAYTDVDGCESNPELANRVNGDGPGLLAEAAKLSGATLVHISTDYVFDGLATRPYSETSATGPRSAYGRSKLLGEEEILGSRLEKFLIIRTSWLFGPGGKNFVETMLRLATEREELRVVDDQVGSPTYTADLAQAIFALLEKKAYGLFHFANAGVCSWYQFSREIVRKYVESGGEVALQRHLAITTADYPLPAARPAYSVFSTAKYQAATGKAIPSWQDALDRYLVRRRQLNRPAR encoded by the coding sequence ATGAGTAGCCAGCCGGTCAGGGCGGCATTGATCGGCGCCAGCGGGATGCTGGGGCAGATGGTGCGGGAGGTTGCTCCGGACCATTACCACTGGAGCGATTTCGACCTCCCGGCCTTCGACCTGAGCTTGCGCGGCCAGGTGCTGAGCGAAATCGGCCGCGGCGGCTTCGACCTGATCGTCAACTGTGCGGCCTATACCGATGTCGACGGCTGCGAGAGCAACCCGGAGCTGGCAAACCGGGTCAACGGCGACGGCCCCGGGCTGCTGGCCGAGGCGGCGAAGCTCAGCGGGGCGACGCTGGTCCACATCTCCACCGATTACGTCTTCGACGGCCTGGCGACCAGGCCCTACAGCGAGACCTCGGCCACGGGACCCCGCTCCGCCTACGGCCGCTCCAAGCTCCTTGGCGAAGAGGAAATCCTCGGTTCGAGGCTGGAGAAGTTTTTGATTATCCGCACCAGCTGGCTGTTCGGACCGGGCGGGAAAAATTTCGTCGAGACCATGCTGCGCCTGGCCACGGAACGGGAGGAACTGCGGGTGGTCGATGACCAGGTCGGTTCCCCGACCTATACCGCCGACCTCGCCCAGGCGATCTTTGCCTTGCTGGAGAAAAAAGCGTACGGTCTCTTTCACTTCGCCAACGCCGGGGTCTGCAGCTGGTATCAGTTCAGTCGCGAAATCGTGCGCAAGTATGTCGAATCTGGCGGGGAGGTGGCACTGCAGCGTCATCTGGCGATCACCACCGCCGACTACCCGCTGCCGGCCGCGCGGCCGGCCTACTCGGTCTTTTCGACCGCCAAATATCAGGCCGCCACCGGGAAGGCGATTCCCTCCTGGCAGGACGCCCTCGATCGCTATCTGGTGCGGCGCCGGCAGCTCAACCGGCCCGCCCGGTAA
- the rfbB gene encoding dTDP-glucose 4,6-dehydratase, protein MKTMLVTGGCGFIGSNFVRLALARHPGLRLVNLDKLTYAGNLENLRDIESDERYRFVHGDICDGALLTELFASEQVDTVVHFAAESHVDRSIVGPGEFIQTNIVGTFALLEAARQAWSGKAVGACRFLHVSTDEVYGSLGDSGYFTESTPYDPRSPYSASKASSDHLASAYYHTYGLPVTITNCSNNYGPFQFPEKLIPLVINNALHGKELPVYGDGRNVRDWLYVTDHCAAILEVLARGGAGETYNIGGNSEKQNLEVVTTICELLDRKVGLLPTGQPRTTLIRFVKDRAGHDRRYAIDAGKIRTELGWKPSLDFSTGMAQTIDWYLANREWMEAVLDGSYREFYQRMYGAEA, encoded by the coding sequence ATGAAAACGATGCTGGTGACCGGTGGCTGCGGCTTTATCGGTTCGAATTTTGTCCGTCTCGCTCTCGCACGGCATCCCGGCCTGCGCCTGGTCAATCTCGACAAGCTGACCTATGCCGGGAACCTTGAAAACCTGCGGGACATCGAATCGGACGAGCGTTACCGTTTTGTCCACGGCGATATTTGTGACGGAGCCCTGCTGACGGAGCTGTTTGCCAGCGAGCAGGTCGACACCGTTGTCCATTTCGCCGCCGAGTCGCACGTCGATCGCAGCATCGTCGGCCCCGGCGAGTTCATCCAGACCAACATCGTCGGCACCTTTGCTCTCCTCGAGGCCGCCCGCCAGGCGTGGAGCGGGAAGGCTGTCGGCGCCTGCCGCTTCCTGCATGTCTCCACCGACGAAGTCTACGGTTCCCTGGGCGATAGCGGCTACTTCACCGAGTCGACCCCCTATGACCCGCGCTCCCCCTACTCGGCGAGCAAGGCCTCCTCCGACCACCTGGCGAGTGCCTATTATCATACCTATGGCCTGCCGGTGACGATCACCAACTGCTCCAACAACTATGGTCCCTTCCAGTTCCCCGAAAAGCTGATCCCGCTGGTGATCAACAATGCGCTCCACGGCAAGGAGCTTCCGGTCTACGGCGATGGCCGCAACGTGCGCGACTGGCTCTACGTTACCGACCACTGCGCCGCAATCCTCGAAGTTCTCGCCAGGGGAGGTGCCGGTGAGACCTACAACATCGGCGGCAACAGCGAGAAACAGAATCTCGAAGTGGTAACCACGATTTGCGAGCTGCTCGACCGGAAAGTCGGTCTCCTCCCCACCGGCCAGCCTCGCACCACCCTGATCCGCTTCGTCAAGGACCGCGCCGGGCATGACCGGCGTTACGCCATCGACGCCGGAAAAATTCGCACTGAACTCGGCTGGAAGCCGTCGCTCGACTTTTCCACCGGCATGGCTCAGACCATCGACTGGTATCTTGCCAACCGGGAGTGGATGGAAGCGGTGCTCGATGGCAGTTACCGGGAATTCTACCAGCGGATGTACGGAGCCGAGGCATGA
- a CDS encoding nucleotide sugar dehydrogenase, producing MLSIDDLTGRRAKLAVVGLGYVGLPLAAAFGKVVEVIGFDISAKKIAELKEGFDATGELTRDDLAATRIDFTLDAARLAEASFLIVTVPTPIDEAKRPDLRPVESASRTIGRHLAKGSIVVFESTVYPGVTEEICVPILEAESGLKCGVDFSVGYSPERINPGDKVHTVDKIVKVVSGLDAATLATVAAVYELVVSAGVHRAASIKVAEAAKVIENTQRDLNIALMNELALIFGRLGIPTRDVLAAAGTKWNFLKFTPGLVGGHCIGVDPYYLTFKAESIGYHPQVILAGRRINDGMGKHVAEMTVKELIRADKAVKGARVLVLGLTFKENVPDIRNSKVIDIVRELAEYGVEVVIHDPVADPAEAAHEYGVTLTPLDAVQDVDGVVWAVAHQEFAALDFSRLGKLYRDGGSGKVLIDVKAQLDPVAARQAGYYYWSL from the coding sequence ATGCTCTCCATTGACGATTTGACCGGCCGACGTGCCAAGCTGGCGGTGGTCGGTCTCGGCTATGTCGGTCTCCCCCTCGCTGCGGCTTTCGGCAAGGTGGTCGAGGTCATCGGTTTCGACATCAGCGCCAAAAAGATCGCGGAACTTAAAGAGGGATTCGACGCCACCGGCGAACTCACCCGGGACGACCTGGCGGCCACCCGCATCGATTTTACCCTCGACGCGGCTCGGCTTGCCGAGGCCTCCTTTCTCATCGTCACCGTGCCGACCCCCATCGACGAGGCCAAGCGTCCCGACCTGCGGCCGGTGGAAAGCGCTTCGCGCACCATCGGCCGTCACCTCGCCAAGGGGAGCATCGTCGTCTTTGAATCGACCGTTTACCCCGGGGTCACCGAGGAGATCTGCGTGCCGATTCTCGAGGCCGAGTCGGGCCTTAAGTGCGGTGTCGATTTCAGCGTCGGCTATTCGCCGGAGCGGATCAACCCCGGCGACAAGGTCCACACCGTCGACAAGATCGTCAAGGTCGTCTCCGGTCTCGATGCCGCGACCCTGGCGACGGTGGCGGCGGTTTACGAGCTGGTGGTCAGCGCCGGCGTCCATCGCGCCGCCTCGATCAAGGTCGCCGAGGCCGCCAAGGTGATCGAGAATACCCAGCGCGACCTCAACATTGCCCTGATGAACGAACTGGCGCTGATCTTCGGTCGCCTCGGCATCCCGACCCGCGACGTTCTCGCCGCCGCCGGCACCAAGTGGAACTTCCTCAAGTTCACCCCCGGCCTGGTTGGCGGCCACTGTATCGGCGTCGATCCCTACTACCTGACCTTCAAGGCCGAAAGCATCGGCTACCATCCGCAGGTGATTCTTGCCGGCCGGCGCATCAACGACGGCATGGGCAAGCATGTGGCGGAGATGACGGTCAAGGAACTGATCCGTGCCGACAAGGCGGTAAAGGGGGCCCGGGTGCTGGTGCTGGGGCTGACCTTCAAGGAGAATGTCCCCGATATCCGTAACAGCAAGGTCATCGACATCGTGCGCGAACTGGCCGAGTACGGGGTCGAAGTGGTGATTCATGACCCGGTCGCCGACCCGGCGGAAGCAGCGCACGAATACGGCGTCACGCTGACCCCCCTTGACGCGGTGCAGGACGTCGATGGGGTGGTCTGGGCGGTGGCCCACCAGGAGTTTGCCGCCCTTGATTTTTCTCGCCTCGGCAAACTCTACCGGGACGGTGGCAGCGGGAAGGTGCTGATCGATGTCAAGGCTCAGCTCGATCCGGTCGCGGCACGGCAAGCCGGTTACTATTACTGGTCCCTCTAG
- the gmhB gene encoding D-glycero-beta-D-manno-heptose 1,7-bisphosphate 7-phosphatase: MKPTLQPAVFLDRDGTLNVEKDYLYRVEDFEFIPGAVNALRRLKAAGFLLFIVTNQSGVARGYFTLEDVERLHHHVQQELVRQGTAIDAFYVCPHHPERGLDPWRRTCDCRKGNPGLLLQAAGDYGVDLSRSFMVGDKVADIEAGRRAGCTPLLVLTGYGSASSVELGDDPVVRCVDLAAAVEWILRMAG, encoded by the coding sequence ATGAAACCGACCTTGCAGCCGGCCGTTTTTCTCGACCGTGATGGCACCCTCAACGTCGAAAAGGACTACCTCTACCGGGTCGAGGATTTCGAGTTCATCCCCGGCGCCGTCAACGCCCTGCGCCGGCTGAAGGCAGCGGGATTCCTGCTTTTCATCGTCACCAACCAGTCGGGAGTGGCCCGCGGCTACTTTACCCTGGAGGATGTCGAGCGCCTGCATCATCATGTGCAGCAGGAACTGGTCCGCCAGGGGACGGCCATCGATGCCTTTTATGTCTGCCCCCATCACCCGGAACGGGGCCTTGATCCCTGGCGGCGAACCTGTGACTGCCGGAAGGGGAATCCCGGTCTGCTGCTGCAGGCTGCCGGCGATTACGGGGTCGATCTCTCCCGTTCCTTCATGGTCGGGGACAAGGTGGCGGATATCGAGGCGGGCCGCCGCGCCGGTTGCACCCCGCTGCTGGTGCTGACGGGCTATGGGTCCGCCAGCAGTGTCGAACTGGGGGACGATCCGGTTGTGCGCTGTGTCGATCTGGCCGCGGCCGTGGAGTGGATTCTGCGGATGGCTGGCTGA
- a CDS encoding glycosyltransferase family 2 protein, translating to MEKLSAFVTTYNNARTLPACLESVKWADEIVVLDSFSTDDTPQIAAAYGCRFFQHRFLGYGPQKQLALEHTSHRWVLLLDADEALSPELQQEIRDLLQRGPDQAGYELPRQEQMFWQMASTASRLNGFLRLFDKSRGRVSNMPVHAAPEVDGPVGRLKAPFYHYGETDIHTKVDKVNAYSTGLVADKLARGKRANPWLMIVYPPFFFLRLYLFKRNFLNGWAGFIASVTGAFYAFLKYAKLFEHQQLQRLGTSRLPQDAPAPELRSAPQ from the coding sequence ATGGAAAAACTTTCGGCATTCGTTACCACTTACAATAATGCACGCACCCTGCCTGCCTGCCTGGAGAGCGTCAAGTGGGCGGACGAGATTGTCGTTCTCGACTCCTTCAGCACGGATGATACCCCGCAGATTGCCGCCGCTTACGGCTGCCGCTTCTTCCAGCACCGGTTTCTCGGTTACGGCCCGCAAAAACAGCTGGCCCTGGAACATACCAGCCACCGCTGGGTTCTCCTCCTCGATGCCGACGAGGCCCTCTCCCCCGAACTGCAGCAGGAGATCCGCGACCTGCTGCAACGGGGTCCGGACCAGGCCGGTTACGAACTGCCGCGCCAGGAGCAGATGTTCTGGCAGATGGCCAGCACCGCCTCGCGCCTCAATGGATTCCTGCGCCTCTTCGACAAGAGCCGTGGCCGGGTCAGTAACATGCCGGTGCACGCCGCGCCCGAGGTGGACGGCCCGGTCGGGCGCCTCAAGGCCCCCTTCTACCACTACGGCGAGACCGACATCCATACCAAGGTCGACAAGGTCAATGCCTATTCCACCGGCCTGGTCGCCGACAAACTTGCCCGGGGCAAGCGGGCCAATCCCTGGCTGATGATCGTCTACCCCCCCTTTTTCTTCCTGCGCCTCTACCTCTTCAAACGCAACTTCCTCAATGGCTGGGCCGGCTTCATCGCCTCGGTCACCGGCGCCTTCTATGCCTTCCTCAAGTACGCGAAGCTCTTCGAACATCAGCAGTTGCAGCGGCTTGGCACCTCGCGGCTGCCGCAGGACGCGCCGGCGCCCGAACTCAGGAGCGCCCCGCAATAA
- a CDS encoding glycosyltransferase family 9 protein has product MKTPIDLPADSSIRRILVLKWSAMGDVVISSALFEDIRRAFPAATLDLHTLPPWAGLFRHDPRFAEVCTIDVRRKQGGLRGLLAWLRFVRSRRYDLIVDLQSNDRSRSLMTLLKLTGAAPRHLMGNHRRFPYTLAPEPAAGVIHAFDLQQETLRVGGIPTVTPRPVLYPGPEHLAHAQELQRQFGLEADNYAVLLPGSQAAGRLKRWGWERYAALAGLLHQRGLAKVVLLGGPDEIEECARIADRCGSDWLVNLCGQTQILELVPLCAGARLIVANDTGTAHVASATPTPMVVICGPTDPLRVKPVGENVVALQTTGLACINCYCKAPCEHHSCMVRITPEMVLARLPEGLIAGRS; this is encoded by the coding sequence ATGAAAACGCCCATTGATCTCCCCGCCGACTCCTCCATCCGGCGAATCCTCGTGCTGAAGTGGAGCGCCATGGGGGATGTGGTTATCTCCAGCGCCCTCTTCGAGGATATCCGGCGCGCCTTTCCGGCGGCGACCCTCGATCTGCATACCCTGCCACCCTGGGCCGGCCTCTTCCGCCACGATCCCCGCTTCGCCGAGGTCTGCACCATCGATGTGCGGCGCAAGCAGGGGGGGCTGCGCGGACTGCTCGCCTGGCTGCGTTTCGTCCGCAGCCGTCGCTACGACCTGATCGTCGATCTGCAATCCAACGACCGCAGCCGCAGCCTGATGACCCTGCTGAAACTGACCGGCGCTGCGCCGCGCCACCTGATGGGGAACCACCGGCGCTTCCCCTATACCCTCGCCCCGGAGCCGGCAGCGGGGGTCATCCACGCCTTCGATTTACAGCAGGAAACGCTCCGCGTTGGCGGTATCCCGACCGTCACCCCGCGGCCGGTTCTCTATCCCGGGCCGGAGCACCTCGCCCATGCGCAGGAGCTGCAACGGCAGTTCGGACTGGAAGCGGACAATTACGCGGTGTTATTGCCGGGAAGCCAGGCAGCGGGGCGGCTGAAGCGCTGGGGGTGGGAACGCTACGCGGCGCTGGCCGGGCTGCTGCACCAGCGGGGGCTGGCCAAGGTGGTCCTGCTCGGGGGGCCCGACGAGATCGAGGAGTGCGCCCGGATCGCAGACCGCTGCGGCAGCGACTGGCTGGTCAATCTCTGCGGTCAGACGCAGATTCTCGAACTGGTCCCGCTCTGCGCCGGCGCGCGCCTGATCGTCGCCAACGACACCGGAACCGCCCATGTGGCATCCGCCACCCCGACGCCGATGGTGGTCATCTGCGGGCCGACGGACCCGCTGCGGGTCAAACCGGTGGGGGAGAACGTGGTGGCCCTGCAGACGACCGGTCTCGCCTGCATCAACTGCTACTGCAAGGCCCCTTGCGAGCACCACAGCTGCATGGTCCGCATAACGCCGGAGATGGTGCTGGCCAGGCTGCCGGAAGGGCTTATTGCGGGGCGCTCCTGA
- the rfaE1 gene encoding D-glycero-beta-D-manno-heptose-7-phosphate kinase has protein sequence MGLPDIDTFLSRAAGLRVLVVGDLMLDEYLWGRTERISPEAPVQVVEIERDELRLGGAGNVLNNLVALGCQVEVASVLGDDGDGRLLHGMLVGEGIAAGGVFFAPGRTTSRKTRVLASHQQMLRIDRESRTPLATEQEEALLNYLRGALDAFSVILVSDYLKGVLSERVLEALCAQGRARGIPVVIDPKGRDFAKYRGATALTPNRREAQTAAGIDIVDEASLLAAGEKLRRDLDLETLVLTRSEEGMSLFFRDGEHLHLPTEAREVFDVSGAGDTVLAFLGAGLGCGLDIGAAARLANLAAGIVVGKLGTSTVSPDELRHAALLQSSDGGVKIRSRESLAPLLATARRQGRKVVFTNGCFDLLHVGHVRYLQRARQLGDLLVLGLNSDASIRRLKGPKRPLIGEEERAHIMAALDCIDFVTIFDEDTPLELLELLRPDILVKGGDYTPERVVGRELVESYGGRVELIQFVDGKSTTGIVERILENYRDL, from the coding sequence CCAGGTGGTCGAGATCGAGCGCGACGAACTACGTCTCGGCGGGGCCGGGAACGTCCTCAACAACCTGGTGGCACTCGGCTGCCAGGTCGAGGTGGCCAGCGTCCTTGGCGACGATGGCGACGGGCGGCTGCTGCACGGGATGCTGGTGGGGGAGGGAATCGCTGCCGGGGGCGTTTTCTTCGCGCCGGGGCGGACCACTAGCCGCAAGACCCGGGTCCTCGCCAGCCACCAGCAGATGCTGCGTATCGACCGCGAGAGCCGCACCCCGCTGGCGACCGAACAGGAGGAGGCGCTGCTGAATTACCTGCGCGGTGCGCTCGACGCTTTCAGCGTTATCCTGGTGTCGGACTACCTCAAGGGGGTGCTCAGCGAGCGGGTGCTGGAAGCGCTCTGCGCCCAGGGGCGGGCCCGGGGGATCCCGGTGGTGATTGACCCCAAGGGGCGTGATTTTGCCAAGTACCGGGGGGCCACTGCGCTTACCCCCAATCGACGGGAGGCGCAGACCGCCGCCGGCATCGACATCGTCGACGAGGCGAGCCTGCTGGCGGCTGGCGAAAAGCTGCGCCGGGACCTCGACCTGGAGACCCTGGTCCTGACCCGCAGCGAAGAGGGGATGAGCCTCTTTTTCCGGGACGGCGAGCATCTGCACCTGCCGACGGAGGCGCGGGAGGTCTTCGATGTCTCCGGCGCCGGCGATACGGTGCTCGCCTTTTTGGGCGCCGGGCTTGGTTGCGGTCTCGACATCGGCGCGGCGGCGCGCCTCGCCAATCTCGCCGCCGGGATCGTCGTCGGCAAGCTCGGCACCTCGACCGTCAGCCCCGACGAACTGCGGCACGCCGCCCTGTTGCAGAGCAGCGACGGCGGCGTGAAGATCCGCAGCCGGGAGAGCCTCGCCCCGCTACTCGCCACTGCCCGCCGCCAGGGGCGCAAGGTGGTCTTCACCAACGGCTGTTTCGATCTGCTCCATGTCGGCCATGTGCGCTACCTGCAAAGGGCGCGACAGCTTGGCGACCTGCTGGTGCTCGGACTCAATTCCGACGCCTCGATCCGCCGCCTCAAGGGACCGAAACGCCCCCTGATCGGCGAGGAGGAGCGCGCTCACATCATGGCTGCCCTCGACTGCATCGATTTTGTCACCATTTTCGACGAGGATACGCCGCTGGAGCTGCTGGAGCTGCTACGGCCCGACATCCTCGTCAAGGGGGGGGACTACACCCCGGAGCGGGTGGTCGGCAGGGAACTGGTGGAGAGTTATGGCGGTCGGGTCGAGTTGATCCAGTTTGTGGACGGCAAGTCGACCACCGGTATCGTCGAGCGGATTCTCGAAAACTATCGTGATCTGTAG